In Vigna angularis cultivar LongXiaoDou No.4 chromosome 8, ASM1680809v1, whole genome shotgun sequence, the DNA window GATAGAGAATGGTTACGTTCCTACAAAGATAGAGAAAGGGTTACGTTCTAAAAAGATAGAACAACACTTACGTTcttaaaaagatagagaaacGGTGAACTTGACAGAAAGAGACTTCCTAATCGGTaatttctatatcatcaagaaaTCATCTAAGAAAAGtaagagaaggaaaaacaatttattaGGAGAACTTTGCAATGGATTCAGATAAGTTCTTTTCCTTCATAATTATGTACATGAGAATTGTGAGAATcataaaattcaagatcatgtatattttcattcaattgaaaTTGTAGAAATTGCTTACACTTGGTATCAGAACTAGGTTACTGgacagaaaccctaattttgaaattatgaattttaggaattttatattttttgctgTCTATAGTGAAATAATATGGGTAAACTGTTACAGGGATTTAATTGCTTATTAACTTTGTTTTGAAACATAAGAGACAAGGGTTTTTGGTTTCCAAAATTTAATTGGTTCTCGCTAGAGCATGTAAACTATAATATGCAATATTTTAATAGCATAAGGATGCCTTATATTTTCATTGTGCATTGAAGTTTAATTGGAATgcaaattgaaattaaaagttattgtTAGGTGATTGAAAGTGGGAAATTTAGTTGGAACGGAAATGTATATTAAATGTTATGTTAGTTGATTGAAAAGTGCATCTAATGCATTAGTTTGGAATTCCATGGATGTGTATAGACACAATTAACATAATGTATTAATTTGGAATTCCATTGGGTGTGTATTGTGGGTAGTTTAAATGCTCAACTTTAAGAATCAATTGTATGGtaactttaattaattcatGAGTAAAGTTGTATTATGGCAATTACCCATGAAATAAAAgatgttaaattatgaatatattaattcctttataaaattaattgatgttcATTGTTATAAGGCATTTAGAAGTGACCCAAAGGTGAACCATTGCTTATAATTAATGACATTAAAGTGGGATATTTGACATACTTAgtaaatatgtttgtatatcCAAAGATATCATACATGTAGAGTTAAGTATGATTGATTTTCAActaaagtatatttattttaacatctTAATTGTATGAAACCTATCAATTTAAGtgtcacccaaaggtgaacttaaaTGCATGACTAGTGTAGTTATTTTGTTTGAATCCATTAATTTCATCAAAGCATTAATGTATAATATTGGATCCAGCTTCcatgaatttatttgttttgagcAATTGTATGGTCAAGTTTAATGGGCTAAACTATATTGATTGGTCAGAACAAATCCAGTTCCAATTGGGTGTGTTTGACTTGGATATGACTATTATTATGGATGAAATGCCCCCAAACATTACATAGACTAGTACAAGTGATGAGAAGTCTCTTTATGAGGATTAGCATAGGTGTAATAGGTTGTCCCTAAACTTGATGCGCATGTCCATGGAGAGAATGTAAAGCCTTTTATGCCTAAAACGGAAAACACAAAGGAATTCATGAAAATGATCAAGGAGTACTCACAATCAGACATAACTGACGAGTCTATTGTGGAAACTCTTGTGAGTGAGTTGACAACTAAAATGTTTGACTGGTCACAACCCATTCATGACCATGTAATTGGAATGGCTAATATAGCAGCAAGGTTGAAGTCAACGGGAATGGAGGTGAAAGAGTCTTTTCTAGTACAATTTAGCATGAACTCCCTTCCTCCTGAATTTAGCCAGTTCCAGGTAAATGATAACACTCCTAAGGACAAATAGAACTTTCAAGAAATCAAGGCCATGTTTGTACAAGATAAAGGGAggttgaagaaaatgaaagatcattcTATCCATCTCACAACTAATGAAGATGCTAGCTTCAGCAAAGCCAAATCAGGAGAGAAGAACAAGAAAGACAAAGTCCCAAAAAATGAACAAGGGCGGTATCCAAAAGAACcagaaatgtttcttttgcaagaaaGTGGATCACTTCAAGAAAGATTGTCCGAAAAAAAAGgtactttttatgtttatttaagttttgaatcAAATCTTAATGAAGTTATAGTTGGTAGTTGGATTCTAGAGCTACCACTCATGTTTCTAATACTATGCAGGGATTCCTTTCAATCCAGCCTATAAAAGGAactgaaaagtatttatatacGGGGAACAGAATGAAGGCATGGATAGAAGGAATTACTTCCAGATTGATTCAAGACATTGGTTATTGTCTGGATCTTGAAAAGTGTCTCTATGATCCTGGTTGTACTaggaatttaatttttgttgcaAAGTTGGATTTTAGGTTTTAATTTTAGGATTGGAAatggtatttttcatttgtataaactttCGTACTATTATGGTTCTGGTACTTTATTGGATGACTTAAATTGTTtaaatcttgatgttaatttttcagAATCCGTGGTTAATGTTGAAAATGTTATTGGTAGTAAATGTAGTGTAGGAAATGAATGTTCTGTTttcttatggcataaaagattgGGTCACATATCCAAAGAAAGGATGTTAAGGttagtgaaaaatgaaattttacccCATTGGATTTTGATAACTGGGATGTATGTATTGATTATATTaagggtaaacaaacaaaacatatatcaAAGAATCCTACCACAAGAACCTATCAACTTCTTGAGTTAATACACACTTATATTTGTGgtccttttgacattaaatcttagggtggtgaaaaatattttatctcctttattAATGACTTCTCacgttattgttatatatatctattgcatgaaaaatctcaatcaaTAAACGTCTTTGAGGGGTTCATAAATGAGGTGGAAAGACAGttagatagaaaagtaaaagtCATGAGATTTGATAAAGGTGGTAAATATTATAGTAAAACTGATGAGAGTGGACAATGTCCAGGTCCATTTGCAAAGTATCTTGAAAGTCAAGGAATATGTGCACAATATACAATGCCcggtacaccacaacaaaaATGGTGTAGAATATTCCTTTATCTTTATGGATGCATTCATTAAAGACTGTTGTATATCTGCTTAACGGGGTTCCTAGCAAAGCAGTTCctaaaactccttatgaactatgGACTAGAAGGAAACCCAATTTAAGACATCTTAATGTTTAGGGTTGTCCAACAAAGGTAAGGTTATACAATCCACATGAAAATAAACTTTATGCAAGAACCATTAGTGGTTACTTCATTGGTTATCCTGAAAAATCAAAGGGATATAGGTTTTATTGCCCTAACCATAGTACAAGAATAGATGAGTTTAGTAATGCTCGGTCCACTGAAAATGGACAATTTAGTGGGAGTGAGGAATCACGAACAGTGGACACTCAAGAGAATACTAGTAGTGTTTCTACACCTAATGTCTCTTCTCAAGTTGTTATCCCTCTTGTTGTATCATGATCTCACAACAAGCAGAGACAACAAGTTAATGTTCCAATCCCACAAAACGAACATATAAATGTTGAGTCAACTGACAATGAGCAAGTCACAAATGAGCAAGTGATAGAGGAACCACAAGAAGCAACACTAAGAAGGTCTGTAAGGCAGAGAAGACTTGCTATTTCGAATGACTATGTGGTTTACTCTGTTGAACATGAATGTGACTTGAGCATTGATGAGGATCCAATCTCTTTCATacaagccatggaaagtaaCAATTCAGAgaattgattgaatgctatgaCAAAAGAATTGAAATCAATGGATAACAATAAAGTATGGGATCTAGTTGAATTGCCTAAGGGTTCAAAAAGAGTCAgttgtaaatgggtctttaagacCAAATGTGACTCAAAAGGCAATATTGAAAGGTATAAAGCTAGATTAGTTGCCAAAAGTTTCACTCAAAAGGATGACATCGACTACAAAGAGACCTTTTCTCCTATTTCTAAGAAGGACACTTTGAGAATTGATTTGGCTTTGGTGGCTCATTATGATTTAGAGCTTCACTAAATGAATGTAAAGACTGTTTTTCCAAatggtgacttagaagaggaagtttatatggaCCAACCAGAAGGTTTCTCAataataggaaaagaaaatttgatatgtaaattgaagaaatcaatatatggactgAAACAAGCTTCCTGACAATGGTATCTAAATTTAATGATACCATAACTTCATATGGTTTTGTAGAGAACATCGTTGACCAGTGTATATACATAAAGATCAATGGGAGtaagtttgttattttggttCTATATGTTGACGACATTCTTCTTGCTGCTAATAATATTGGTATGTTACATGATGTAAAGAAGTTTCTCTCTAgtaaatttgaaatgaaagatatgaatgaggcatcttatgtgataggaatagaaatattttgTGATAGATCACGAGGATTGTTAAGTTTGTCTCAAAAAGTCTATATTAACAAAGTGTTAGAAAGATTCAGAATGGAAAAATGTTCTCCTAGAGTAGTTCAATGGTCCCAGAAAGGGGACAAGTTTAGTCAAATGTaatgtcccaagaatgatttgGAACAAAAGGCCATGTAGTCCATTCCTTATGCGTCAATGgttgggagtttgatgtatgctcaaactTGTACTTAGCCAGATATCAGTTGGAATGTTAGGCCGATATCAAAGTAATCCCAGAATGGATcactggaaagctgcaaagaaagttcTTAAGTACTTACAAGGTACCAAAGACTACATGTTCACCTCCAGAAGGTTAGATCATCTTGAAGTGATTGGCTACTGAGATTCAGACTATGTTGGATGTGTGGATTCAAGAAAATCCACATTTAGGTATGTTTATATATTGACCTAGAGGAGCAATTTCTTGGAAAAGTGCAAAACAATCCGTCAGCCAAgtcatttattgttttttatctgcttaataaataatttgaagagCCTAAGCCATTTCCCCAAAGTATTATTTATCAACTTCACATTTCCACATgcacaaataaaaactaataatgtaTACTTATTTATGAgatagaaaaaaagtaaaaaagtatgAAATCTCAGCGTCTCGCATTTAGCATTTCTGAAACTAGACAAAGTCCATCACAATGgaatgaatatttttgttagaaaaaaattatttatcattttcacTATCTAGATTGTAGATATATTCACTGCAAAATTACCTGGCAATGTTGAGCACACTCATAAGAGGCAAGGACAAATAATTTGAAGAAGGAAATGTCAATATTGTGGCTTGAGAAGTGGGTGCCAGCAATGGTTCAAGCCAATGACGACCCCACATCCTAGCAACATCAAGTGAAAGCCATCTagagaacaaaaatttaaattcatatgaTTAGATCATTTATGTTACAGGCTTGCAAAAGTTTGCACTGAAATCTCCATTTAAAGTAACCTACCCATTGCAATTCAAAGCCATCCGACTGGCACCTCTTGCGAGGAGGATCTGAAAGAATAAAAGCATCATGACATGTTCAAAGGAAAAGACCAAATAGAATCTCAAATCAAAGTTGAAGAAATTCTTGCCTGACAGCATTTCAAATTGCCTCCACAAGCAGCATAATGCAATGGAGTGCTTCCAGCCCCTATATCAATGCACATCAGTAAAttccaagaagaaaaaaagtctaCCATATATTTGTcagaaaattaaacaaaaaattaccaATTAAATCCATTGAGGTTCCATAATGAAATGTTGCAGCTGACACATTAGCATCAAGATCAAGTAGCAGTTGTACACAATCAAAGTACCCATTTAATGCAGCCATATGAAGGGCAGTAATACCAGCATCAGCTGTTTTATTTACAAACCTCGACAGCACACTGCACTGGAATGAAGTAAATAAACAGCAAgataatatacaaatattgtAACTTTGCAGGATAGTCATGCCTTAAAACATTCTTAACATCAATAAAACTATAAGAAAACTCAAGAGGGTGTAATCAGGTTGAATTGGGTTAGGTTTTGAACCATTAAAAAACCAAACCAATTAAACAACAATGGGTTGAATCTGGTTGGGTTCTCTGATTTTTATACCACAACTCAAACCAAAACCACCCATTCTCCATCGGGTTGGTTAATGTTAATGATCGAGTTgtaccataaaataataatactaatattaataataataaataataataaatattgtgcattttgaaatatatggtgttaattttgaaatatatggTGTGGAGATGTTCATTTCAAGTTGGTTTAATTCAGGTTAGCATACTCTTGATTGATGATTATGCAAGCCGAACCAGTTACCTGAACCAAACTATATAAGGTCAGGTTGTGTTGGGTTAAGTAAAAAAGCTAATCATAGCTCTCACAACTAATATTCTTATCTAACACATAAATAGTGCACCATACAACATAATAGGTAAATGTCTATAAATACTAATAAGATTGTGACATTAATATAAGAACATTTTAATACAAGCATGTCACCAATGGTGAAAATGTCACTCGTAAAATTCACTGCACTGGTAAAATACCGatctaaaaataagataatgaaaagaaaaggcaCACCTTTGTTCATGTGTGTTTTTCACATTTGATCCATCAATTTCTGCGTCCATGCGAGCATGTAAAGATTCAAAAGGAGCACTTGGAACAAAATCTGCAACAACAAGTCTGATGCATCTTGCATGTCCATTGATGGCTGCAAAGTGTAGAGCTGTCCTCCCACTGAGATAATCTGCTTTCATAACCTGTTGTCAAATTGGCTACAATCTAGTTATTCTTGAAAAGAAACTTTAACAATGTAAACAGGAAAATACACTTGAAAACCAATAACTCCCTTCCCATCTAACACATAGTTTCAACTCTCAACAACCAACCCTATGTCCTATGGCCTCCATATGATACAACAGTtcaaatataactaaaaaagaCAGAAAGAGGGAGAAAAAAGAACAGTGGAGAGATTGATTTCTCCCACATGAACACGGTAAATAAGTGAAGTACTCATACTCACATTACATCTGAAGAGCAGAAGAGTTTGTACAACTTCCCAATGACCATATCTACAAGCTTGCATCAATGCCGTCTTCAGATCAAGGATTAAAGCAAACCAAAATCTCATTTAGTGAACCATATGTTGAGTCAGTACACAATACACATGCATCAAAAAGAAAAGCAACAGACATCAAATAAAATTGTGCAACTTTCAGAACATAACCTTCCAACACCGAAGTTCACCTAAATTCATAACACCATTGCAATCAAACAGAGTAAATCCATCAAATCAAAACCAACAACACCCACAAGACTAATAATATCCAAGCCCCAAAATCAACCTTTCATGTTAAGCAcgcattttaaaataaaacaccaAAACGGAAACCGTACCTGCCCACAATAATTTCTTGAATTCACATCAGCTCCATTTTCAAGCAGCAATGCCACAATCTAACAGAAACCCagattaaaaaatcaaaaagcaaaGACACAGAagcttagaaaattaaaagGGGGTCGACGAAAACAGTAAAGACAGAAACTTCGAAgattaaaatgagaaaaacGAAAAGGGGTggttgaaaaattgaaattgaaaccTCATTATGGCCTTTAGAAGCTGCAAAATGAAGAGGCGAATTGAGGCCCCCAAAAGTGGAGTACTTTGCAAGACCAGGGTTGCATTCTAGAAGCATCTTTGCCTCAACCAAATCGCCGTCTCTCGCCGCTGACACCAACCTCTCACCGGAAGCCGAGCACCCAAATGAATTCcccatctctctctctctctctctctctctctctctctctctctctctctctctctctctctctctctctctctctctgtgaGATCAAATCTTCACAAAAGAGCCTCCGGGCAAAAAAAGAGACAAAATCCAACCAAAGGCAGCAGAATCTAAACGCAATGGGGTTTAAATGTATGTGTGTATTTATGTTGTGATGAAAAATTGGAAACTTTGCTTTTGGATTGGGTGGAGAAGCTGTGTGGTGACGTGGCagccttttctctctctctctctctctctctctctctctctctgtttaTCTAATAACTGTGTGAAACAGAGAAGGGTGGTTAAACAAAAGGGAAGGAAAAGGCAAAGGTTGAAGGTGGTAGCTAAGAATGTGCTTGAGGTCGGTGTTAATGGTGGTGCTGTGCGGAGCGAAACAAAAGGGAAAGGAGTGTGACACAAAATGAAggctctttctctctctcttatttgtGTTATTATTATGTTCTTTCCTTCTACGTGGGTTCTTGTTGCTTTGACTTTTTGTTTGTCACTGTTTGTTATACATTGgttaaaattgttgttgttattcataggatttatagtttttttctttttcttagttgCAGTGAATCTTGcttattctatatttttttttgttcggTTCTAACAGTTTACTGAATATGTATGTTAAGTGACAGATAAATACGATTTCAAagacatttttcaaaaaaattctttttcacTTTAGTCTTCTATAAAAAATGTAGATTTAAATTTGTTTCAGTATTcaatatatgatttattttatcacgTAAAATCTTTTTCTTCCAATTGAATGCTTGGTAGAATTAATAACTTTGATTTAAGTccttaaaaaactatttatttgtattttatttataaattataatattatgtcaatatctaaaataattttagatttttgtggtctcttaatttatttttaacgaTGACCACTCATACGTTTTCTATTATATGATGAtctgaaaataatgaaaatataaaatgaacaCAATAGACACAAAATCAATGTTTGCAATTATTGGCTAATTTAAATTcgtttaattttaacaaataaattatatctttCCTTCAAATAATTCAGTTTTATTCATAACTGAAAAGGTAAAAGGAGAGGAAAAAGTACTTTCTTTAATCCCGTTTGATGTGGTTacttttggattttttttcaaaattaaatttgaaaacaaaacttaattaaataataaaaggttaatttttttataacaattaaaattattataactcAGTTTTGaaagtagaaaaagaaatttttttacttcaagttttaagtttttacaatttggttattttttgtttttcgaTTTCATTATAGTTGGAgtattcaacaatttttaaaaactaatgtCTTAGGTGATTTTAAGTTCTTGTTTCAAAATGCAATTTGCAAAACAAATGGCCTTTGAAAAAATGGAACTGAaagagattttattttattaaattttaaatatttttacattggtttttcaaacaaaatcaaataaaaggaaaataaaaaataaaaggtacgAGAGACCATATCAAACTTATGATTAcaagaaataaacaaattatatctattataaaaaaatttaaataaaattcaagtaAAACATTAATCCACTTATATTATATTCTATAAATGAAAGTTAATTAtctaatttatcaataaaatgatttcttacaCACAAAAAACATGAGAAACATTGAAATTTATCTGCTTACAAAAATGTAAACACTAACTTCTTTCTTTAAGATTTCAAAGAATCACTCACTAGTTCAAAACACCATGACTAAATAAGAATCATTTTTCAATCAAAGTATTTGAAAACCCTTTCACTAAGCATGCTCAAAAGCATAAATGACGTCCATAAATTTAGCATAAATAGAAGTCTGTACCCgtaaaaaagctaaaaaattaTCCACATATTTAATCCAACTTCCTCCAAAAACATTAGTACGTGAAGTCAAACTAGGACAATCCCTAACTGCAGCATTAATGTTCAGCTTAACGTATTAGTAAATGGAACTTGTCATATTAAGTCCATAAATGAAATCATCCTAACCTCcctaatttgaatattaaaaaatttccagaaacaaaaaaaatcagataTAGTATTACTCATATGCTTCTTAGATTTATTCTCATTCATACATATTAACctcttaatttgaaaattagtACAAGGAAACGTAATTGAATCTTGAAATCTATTATGATTTCTAATCTCCAAATCATCAAAACATTTGGATTAATGACAAACACTTTAATTACTTTAAGCAAAGAACTATAAAAAGAGTTCATAAACTGaacaatcaaattaaaagaagaaaatacaaatCTTGAAACACTTCCTTGAACCATTTCTACaactatataataatataataacgaAAGAACAAATGAGAGAAAGATTCAACATTATTACCACATAAAGAACACATAGAGCATaaaatcactcatttttttaacCTTTAAATTGATAGGTAAATGACCATACAACAATTTTCAAATAACTAAAGTTTTAGCTGTTGGCACCTCATTCAATCAAATCAAGTTTTCCCAAATCCAAATGTTTCATATCaaaagagtaaaatatttttacaactttttaagAAAGCACACTAGTATTGTCGAAAATTCAATTAGACACACTATTATCCTCACTAatcattgaaataaaaaatcacaaaaaaaaagataagtttttgtaaATACCTGTCAAGGTCgaactaataatataatataatattactctgtcaaaataaaaaattctagccaatttaaatatatttacattggttttcaaaagtaaattattAAGTGGTTTTAagaaagacattttttttttatttttaccaattactttttttaatatcattgtCTATTACATAAATGTTGGGATTATGCTAACAAAACCTATGTCTCTAATTTCATTCAACTTTTTTCAAACggcataaaataaaataataaaaacacacacacacacacacacatatatatatatatatatatatatatatatatatatatatatcctaaaTAAAAAGTACTATATAATATAACCTTACTAGAGAGTATGTAAACATATTTAAAGTTCTCACT includes these proteins:
- the LOC108345855 gene encoding E3 ubiquitin-protein ligase XBAT33; this translates as MGNSFGCSASGERLVSAARDGDLVEAKMLLECNPGLAKYSTFGGLNSPLHFAASKGHNEIVALLLENGADVNSRNYCGQTALMQACRYGHWEVVQTLLLFRCNVMKADYLSGRTALHFAAINGHARCIRLVVADFVPSAPFESLHARMDAEIDGSNVKNTHEQSVLSRFVNKTADAGITALHMAALNGYFDCVQLLLDLDANVSAATFHYGTSMDLIGAGSTPLHYAACGGNLKCCQILLARGASRMALNCNGWLSLDVARMWGRHWLEPLLAPTSQATILTFPSSNYLSLPLMSVLNIARDCGLQSAATSSSEVDVCAVCLERSCSVAAEGCGHELCVRCALYLCSTSNVSSETCGPPGSIPCPLCRHGIVSFVKLPGSQAKENKMHVSLSLCTPCMLHPRDQDNSSVSHTPEIRRNRVASVPSEMLCPVTCTPFPSVAIPLCTCNDGPCPTFESREAATRDEPVRRSQASSTMDPDKMEGPRLDKTTCSGMFWGRRSCSREHQCNSEINA